From the Limanda limanda chromosome 2, fLimLim1.1, whole genome shotgun sequence genome, one window contains:
- the LOC133021454 gene encoding vascular cell adhesion protein 1-like, translated as MCGNKNRRRCQHCSTKSRLSERTGTERLTLLPQFGFHVPRVCPGRIIGGTMFFIPLVVCLTSLLCSVPVSCCDYECADKPEFTPSRLIVKHGDSVSATCKVCQSCTELLSLERAVGRHTTSGTTITWTVDNMTQWSTKAICHYRHGETQCCTALNVTAYKPPDSVSISLSHSGPMVEAHQYTLRCDVQNVAPVQNLVVTFYRGQTPLGQLNSTSDPQKEPQSEGFSLSINASREDDGAQYRCEAELNLGPFGPQPPLVVKSQKITTTVHYKPHVERSSHPDPIVVTVGDRLQLNCSAEGNPPPSFTWQLPVPWRPVPSLTAPTLIIEYVTVRDDGQYVCFIRNKIGTVNGTFNVQVKATTTAPTTTATTTTAPTTTATTTATTTTATTTTATTTTATTTTTPTTTPTTTTELTPAPSSSTSIALTRWFMTWFMILFSLVI; from the exons ATGTGTGGTAATAAAAACAGGCGGCGCTGCCAACATTGTTCCACAAAGTCCCGACTGAGCGAGAGAACTGGTACAGAGCGTCTCACCCTCTTGCCACAGTTTGGTTTTCATGTTCCACGAGTTTGTCCAGGGAGAATAATCGGGGGGACCATGTTTTTCATTCCTCTGGTAGTTTGTTTGACGAGTCTTCTTTGCTCCGTCCCTGTCTCCTGTTGTG aTTACGAGTGTGCAGACAAACCTGAGTTCACTCCGTCCAGACTGATCGTGAAACACGGCGACTCTGTGTCCGCCACGTGCAAAGTGTGTCAGTCCTGCACAGAGTTACTCAGTCTGGAGAGAGCGGTCGGACGTCACACAACAAGCGGAACCACGATCACGTGGACGGTTGACAACATGACCCAGTGGAGCACGAAGGCTATATGCCATTATAGACATGGTGAAACGCAGTGCTGCACCGCCCTGAATGTTACTGCTTACA AACCTCCAGACAGTGTCTCCATCAGCCTCTCTCACTCGGGCCCGATGGTGGAGGCTCATCAGTACACGCTGCGGTGCGACGTGCAGAACGTTGCTCCAGTTCAAAACCTGGTGGTGACCTTCTACAGAGGTCAGACCCCACTGGGTCAACTGAATTCCACTAGTGACCCACAGAAAGAACCACAGAGCGAGGGTTTCTCTCTGAGCATCAACGCCAGCAGAGAAGACGACGGAGCTCAGTACCGGTGTGAAGCCGAGCTGAACCTGGGACCTTTCGGACCACAGCCCCCTCTAGTGGTGAAGTCACAAAAAATCACCACCACCGTCCACT ATAAACCTCACGTGGAGAGGTCATCCCATCCGGACCCCATCGTTGTCACAGTAGGAGACCGTCTCCAGCTGAACTGCTCAGCTGAGGGAAACCCCCCCCCGTCGTTCACCTGGCAGCTCCCTGTGCCCTGGCGCCCAGTGCCCTCCCTCACCGCCCCCACTCTCATCATTGAGTATGTCACCGTGAGGGATGATGGCCAGTACGTGTGTTTCATCAGAAACAAAATAGGGACCGTGAACGGCACTTTCAACGTGCAGGTCAAAG CCACAACTACAGCCCCAactacaacagcaacaactaCAACAGCCCCAactacaacagcaacaactaCAGCAACTACAACTACAGCAACTACAACTACAGCAACTACAACTACagcaactacaacaaccacaccaacaacaactccaacaaccacCACCGAGCTGACCCCTGccccgagcagcagcaccagcatcGCACTGACTCGCTGGTTTATGACGTGGTTCATGATTTTATTCTCTCTCGTGATTTGA
- the LOC133026339 gene encoding vascular cell adhesion protein 1-like isoform X2 — MFFIPLVVCLTSLLCSVPVSCCDYECADKPEFTPSRLIVKYGDSVSATCKVCQSCTKLFNLQKVVGRHTTNGSTITWTVDSLTEWRTKALCHYRHGDKRCCSTLYVSAYKPPDSVSISLSHSGPMLEAHPYTLRCDVQNVAPVQNLVVTFYRGHTKLARLNSTSDPQKEPQSEGFSLSIKASRADDGARYRCEAKLKLGPDGPQPPLVVKSQKITTTVHYKPHVERSSHPDPIVVTVGDRLQLNCSAEGNPPPSFNWRLPLPGRPVPSLTAPTLIIEYVTVRDDGKYVCFIRNPIGTVEATFNVQVKATTTVPTTTATTTTATTTATTTTTATTTATTTTATTTTATTTTTTATTTTANTTTQTNTTAPSSSTSIALTRWFMTWFMILFSLVI; from the exons ATGTTTTTCATTCCTCTGGTAGTTTGTTTGACGAGTCTTCTTTGCTCCGTCCCTGTCTCCTGTTGTG aTTACGAGTGTGCAGACAAACCTGAGTTCACTCCGTCCAGACTGATCGTGAAATACGGCGACTCTGTGTCCGCCACGTGCAAAGTGTGTCAGTCCTGCACCAAGTTATTCAATCTGCAGAAAGTGGTCGGACGTCACACAACAAACGGATCCACGATCACGTGGACGGTTGACAGCTTGACCGAGTGGAGAACGAAGGCTCTATGCCATTATAGACATGGTGATAAGCGGTGCTGCAGCACCCTGTATGTGAGTGCTTACA AACCTCCAGACAGTGTCTCCATCAGCCTCTCTCACTCAGGCCCGATGCTGGAGGCTCATCCGTACACGCTGCGGTGCGACGTGCAGAACGTTGCTCCGGTTCAAAACCTGGTGGTGACCTTCTACAGGGGTCACACCAAACTGGCTCGACTGAATTCCACTAGTGACCCACAGAAAGAACCACAGAGCGAGGGTTTCTCTCTGAGCATCAAGGCCAGCAGAGCAGACGACGGAGCTCGGTACCGGTGTGAAGCCAAACTGAAGCTGGGACCTGACGGACCACAGCCCCCTCTAGTGGTGAAGTCACAAAAAATCACCACCACCGTCCACT ATAAACCTCACGTGGAGAGGTCATCCCATCCGGACCCCATCGTTGTCACAGTAGGAGACCGTCTCCAGCTGAACTGCTCAGCTGAGGGAAACCCCCCCCCGTCGTTCAACTGGCGGCTCCCTTTGCCCGGACGCCCAGTGCCCTCCCTCACCGCCCCCACTCTCATCATTGAGTATGTCACCGTGAGGGATGATGGCAAGTACGTATGTTTCATCAGAAACCCCATCGGGACGGTGGAGGCCACTTTCAACGTGCAGGTCAAAG CCACAACTACAGTCCCAactacaacagcaacaactacaacagcaacaactacagcaactacaactacaacagcaacaactaCAGCAACTACAACTACAGCAACTACAACTACAGCAACTACAACTACAACTACAGCAACTACAACTACAGCAAATACaacaactcaaacaaacaccactgccccgagcagcagcaccagcatcGCACTGACTCGCTGGTTTATGACGTGGTTCATGATTTTATTCTCTCTCGTGATTTGA
- the LOC133026339 gene encoding cell adhesion molecule 1-like isoform X1, translated as MFFIPLVVCLTSLLCSVPVSCCDYECADKPEFTPSRLIVKYGDSVSATCKVCQSCTKLFNLQKVVGRHTTNGSTITWTVDSLTEWRTKALCHYRHGDKRCCSTLYVSAYKPPDSVSISLSHSGPMLEAHPYTLRCDVQNVAPVQNLVVTFYRGHTKLARLNSTSDPQKEPQSEGFSLSIKASRADDGARYRCEAKLKLGPDGPQPPLVVKSQKITTTVHYKPHVERSSHPDPIVVTVGDRLQLNCSAEGNPPPSFNWRLPLPGRPVPSLTAPTLIIEYVTVRDDGKYVCFIRNPIGTVEATFNVQVKELETTSLPPTTTATTTATTTVPTTTATTTTATTTATTTTTATTTATTTTATTTTATTTTTTATTTTANTTTQTNTTAPSSSTSIALTRWFMTWFMILFSLVI; from the exons ATGTTTTTCATTCCTCTGGTAGTTTGTTTGACGAGTCTTCTTTGCTCCGTCCCTGTCTCCTGTTGTG aTTACGAGTGTGCAGACAAACCTGAGTTCACTCCGTCCAGACTGATCGTGAAATACGGCGACTCTGTGTCCGCCACGTGCAAAGTGTGTCAGTCCTGCACCAAGTTATTCAATCTGCAGAAAGTGGTCGGACGTCACACAACAAACGGATCCACGATCACGTGGACGGTTGACAGCTTGACCGAGTGGAGAACGAAGGCTCTATGCCATTATAGACATGGTGATAAGCGGTGCTGCAGCACCCTGTATGTGAGTGCTTACA AACCTCCAGACAGTGTCTCCATCAGCCTCTCTCACTCAGGCCCGATGCTGGAGGCTCATCCGTACACGCTGCGGTGCGACGTGCAGAACGTTGCTCCGGTTCAAAACCTGGTGGTGACCTTCTACAGGGGTCACACCAAACTGGCTCGACTGAATTCCACTAGTGACCCACAGAAAGAACCACAGAGCGAGGGTTTCTCTCTGAGCATCAAGGCCAGCAGAGCAGACGACGGAGCTCGGTACCGGTGTGAAGCCAAACTGAAGCTGGGACCTGACGGACCACAGCCCCCTCTAGTGGTGAAGTCACAAAAAATCACCACCACCGTCCACT ATAAACCTCACGTGGAGAGGTCATCCCATCCGGACCCCATCGTTGTCACAGTAGGAGACCGTCTCCAGCTGAACTGCTCAGCTGAGGGAAACCCCCCCCCGTCGTTCAACTGGCGGCTCCCTTTGCCCGGACGCCCAGTGCCCTCCCTCACCGCCCCCACTCTCATCATTGAGTATGTCACCGTGAGGGATGATGGCAAGTACGTATGTTTCATCAGAAACCCCATCGGGACGGTGGAGGCCACTTTCAACGTGCAGGTCAAAG AGTTGGAAACAACCAGTTTGCCTCCAACAACCACAGCCACAACCACAGCCACAACTACAGTCCCAactacaacagcaacaactacaacagcaacaactacagcaactacaactacaacagcaacaactaCAGCAACTACAACTACAGCAACTACAACTACAGCAACTACAACTACAACTACAGCAACTACAACTACAGCAAATACaacaactcaaacaaacaccactgccccgagcagcagcaccagcatcGCACTGACTCGCTGGTTTATGACGTGGTTCATGATTTTATTCTCTCTCGTGATTTGA